One window from the genome of [Clostridium] celerecrescens 18A encodes:
- a CDS encoding DUF4091 domain-containing protein, protein MVRYEFFLTHSLEKVFPDCMPETWKPGWNLEGFRNEIVSFQLIYTALDGERGMPQQKFHIQVNGAEARMRKVGLVPSDYPCYAEYDTNYITTKAGMFPDVLLPFDGTVIPVPGQMRSVWIDIDLRNLETGSHEITIKAEAEEVTTCANGVMIHNPHAVEQNWKQTLQLQVLPAVLPEQRLLHTEWFHADCLADYYNVDAFSEEHWQIVENYIRFAGEECGVNLLLTPVFTQPLDTAVGGARTTVQLVEVIRKEGQYRFGFGQLERWCKLCRKYGIQNLEIAHFFTQWGAYATPKIIAETENGKEQIFGWEVEAVSAEYRYFLESFVPALLGKLADLGYEKNQLFFHISDEPGEEHLESYLAAKKQVTDLLEGYTIVDALSSYEFYKQGIVEHPIPADDHIQPFIDHGVEDLWVYYCCVQCVDVPNRFYAMPSARNRIMGVLMYLYRIRGFLHWGYNFYNSAFSLRHIDPYSETHAGFAFPSGDPYLVYPGEGGSVVSSIRNQVQMEAFYDLRAMDLLESLSDRETVESLILEGEKEKMTFKSYPLSSNYLLELRRKINREIMKRI, encoded by the coding sequence ATGGTACGTTATGAGTTTTTTTTGACACACTCCCTGGAGAAGGTATTTCCGGATTGTATGCCGGAAACATGGAAGCCAGGCTGGAATCTGGAGGGATTCCGGAATGAAATAGTATCGTTTCAGCTGATCTACACTGCCCTGGATGGAGAGCGGGGGATGCCGCAGCAAAAATTTCACATCCAGGTAAACGGCGCAGAGGCGAGAATGAGAAAGGTGGGACTGGTGCCATCGGATTATCCCTGCTATGCAGAATATGATACGAATTATATTACTACCAAAGCGGGCATGTTTCCCGATGTGCTGTTACCTTTTGATGGCACGGTGATTCCTGTTCCGGGTCAGATGAGAAGCGTCTGGATTGATATTGATCTGCGCAACTTGGAAACGGGGAGCCATGAGATAACAATTAAAGCAGAAGCGGAAGAGGTTACGACCTGTGCAAACGGCGTGATGATCCATAATCCACACGCAGTGGAACAGAACTGGAAGCAGACTTTGCAGCTGCAGGTACTTCCGGCTGTCCTGCCGGAGCAGAGGCTTCTGCATACAGAGTGGTTTCATGCGGATTGTCTGGCGGACTATTACAATGTTGATGCTTTTAGTGAGGAGCACTGGCAAATTGTTGAGAACTATATCCGTTTTGCAGGAGAAGAGTGCGGGGTTAACCTGCTGCTAACGCCTGTTTTTACACAGCCGCTGGATACGGCAGTTGGAGGAGCTCGGACAACCGTCCAGCTGGTGGAGGTGATACGGAAAGAAGGGCAGTACCGATTTGGATTTGGTCAGCTGGAGCGGTGGTGTAAATTATGCAGAAAATATGGGATTCAGAATTTGGAAATCGCTCATTTCTTTACTCAGTGGGGAGCATATGCCACACCAAAGATCATTGCTGAAACAGAGAACGGTAAGGAGCAGATCTTTGGCTGGGAGGTGGAAGCTGTTTCCGCAGAGTACCGGTATTTTCTGGAAAGCTTTGTACCAGCGCTTCTTGGGAAGCTGGCAGATCTCGGATATGAGAAGAATCAGTTGTTTTTCCATATTTCGGATGAGCCTGGGGAAGAGCATCTGGAGAGTTACCTGGCTGCCAAAAAACAGGTTACTGATCTGCTAGAAGGTTATACCATTGTGGATGCGCTTAGCAGCTATGAATTTTACAAGCAGGGTATCGTAGAGCACCCCATTCCGGCTGATGACCATATCCAGCCATTTATTGATCATGGTGTGGAGGATCTGTGGGTGTATTATTGCTGCGTACAATGCGTGGATGTGCCAAACCGGTTCTATGCGATGCCAAGTGCGAGAAACCGGATTATGGGAGTGCTGATGTACTTATACCGCATCAGGGGATTCCTGCACTGGGGCTATAATTTTTATAATTCTGCTTTTTCCCTCCGGCATATCGATCCTTATTCGGAAACCCATGCGGGCTTTGCATTTCCTTCCGGAGATCCCTATCTGGTGTATCCGGGAGAGGGAGGCAGTGTAGTATCCTCTATCAGGAACCAGGTGCAGATGGAAGCTTTTTATGACCTGCGGGCCATGGATTTATTGGAAAGCTTGTCAGACCGGGAAACAGTGGAGTCTTTGATTCTGGAAGGTGAGAAGGAAAAAATGACATTTAAGTCATATCCCTTAAGCAGCAATTATCTGTTAGAGCTGCGCCGGAAGATTAACCGGGAAATCATGAAGAGGATATAG
- a CDS encoding carbohydrate ABC transporter permease has translation MKSKQKEALTGIAYVLPSFILIMVFSLVPIIMNVYFSFTKYNVLQPAQFVGLKNYARMLKDSYIWASLKNTAIFTLITVPVQTMLSLIFAAVIAERFQTRFGNFVKSSLFIPVIASAILVGTLWTILLNPTGVVNHVLGFFGITNINWLGGKSTSLISICITSIWKNVGYFLVIYYAGIMNIPRSLYEAAEVDGASTVQNFIYITLPSLSSVTFLVVTLGTIWSFQVFDLVYTMTGGGPGMSTVTLVLTIYNTAFKEYNMGYASAIALLMFVFVLFISFMQKLLLKDRGEEAA, from the coding sequence ATGAAGAGTAAACAAAAAGAGGCTTTAACCGGTATCGCATATGTGCTGCCCAGCTTTATACTGATAATGGTCTTTTCTTTGGTCCCCATTATCATGAATGTTTATTTCAGCTTTACTAAATATAATGTTTTACAGCCGGCCCAGTTCGTTGGTCTTAAAAATTATGCCAGGATGCTTAAGGATTCTTATATCTGGGCGTCGCTTAAGAATACAGCCATATTTACGCTCATCACAGTACCTGTACAGACGATGCTTTCGTTGATATTTGCGGCAGTTATTGCAGAACGGTTCCAAACCAGATTTGGGAATTTTGTTAAAAGTTCGTTGTTTATTCCCGTTATCGCTTCCGCGATCCTGGTTGGTACTTTATGGACAATTCTGTTAAACCCCACAGGTGTTGTGAATCATGTGCTGGGATTTTTCGGTATAACGAATATCAACTGGCTGGGCGGAAAGTCTACTTCACTGATCAGCATCTGCATTACCAGCATCTGGAAGAATGTTGGATACTTTCTGGTAATTTATTATGCGGGAATCATGAACATTCCCCGGAGTTTGTATGAAGCGGCTGAGGTAGATGGTGCATCAACCGTACAGAACTTTATCTATATTACACTTCCCAGCCTGTCCAGCGTGACATTCCTGGTTGTGACCCTGGGTACGATCTGGTCATTTCAGGTGTTCGACCTTGTGTATACCATGACGGGCGGCGGTCCTGGTATGAGCACGGTTACATTGGTGCTGACAATATATAATACGGCATTTAAGGAATATAACATGGGATATGCAAGTGCCATCGCCCTGCTCATGTTTGTATTTGTACTGTTTATATCGTTTATGCAGAAGTTATTATTAAAGGACAGAGGGGAGGAGGCAGCATGA
- a CDS encoding Wadjet anti-phage system protein JetA family protein yields the protein MILMNEIPDRFWGLFRSINRSTYIEALLKINEEYEYSNYFLSREVCIQVLEEYFTAKRLVIWQDELEDEADALEPTAVRVLNWLLRAGWLRKVDDYASMTVNIVIPDYAAVMIEAFFKLASDEEDETQIYIQNVYAILFSLKNDPRAGVSLLNTAYINTKRLNKTLQDMLHNMDKFFASLLEKRAYGELLKEHLEGYVDEIVKKKYHMLKTSDNFYLYKNDIKRWIGSMREDTEWIEQMSRRSGQKVTAGDIVEKLDQIERGFDDIEHRIANMDKEHSRYIRATVTRLNYLLNQEDSMKGLVIRLLNHLSETEDPDEAIKEVGGLMNLSQVSILSEKSLYKKRRTRTGFKENLMPEEEPAELTMEEILNLNRLKSRYSRKEIERYIEAHLENGRMEVTKDTVGSPEEFEMLILAYDYSTRRKSMYQVEEQEAELIDNGRYRYPKLVFVRRKES from the coding sequence ATGATATTAATGAATGAGATACCGGACCGGTTCTGGGGATTATTCCGTTCCATTAACCGGTCCACCTACATAGAAGCTTTGTTAAAAATCAATGAGGAATATGAATACAGCAACTACTTTTTAAGCCGGGAGGTGTGTATTCAGGTTCTGGAGGAATATTTTACGGCAAAACGGCTGGTCATCTGGCAGGATGAGCTGGAAGATGAGGCGGATGCCTTAGAGCCGACTGCGGTAAGGGTCTTAAACTGGCTGTTAAGGGCAGGCTGGCTTAGGAAAGTGGATGACTATGCCTCCATGACGGTCAATATCGTTATTCCTGATTATGCTGCTGTCATGATCGAAGCGTTTTTCAAGCTTGCAAGTGATGAAGAGGATGAGACCCAGATTTATATCCAGAACGTTTATGCAATCCTTTTCTCTTTGAAAAATGATCCCAGGGCCGGTGTAAGCCTTTTGAATACGGCTTACATTAATACAAAGAGGCTTAACAAGACTTTGCAGGACATGCTTCACAATATGGACAAATTCTTTGCAAGCCTTTTGGAAAAGAGAGCCTATGGGGAGCTGTTAAAGGAACATCTGGAAGGATATGTGGATGAAATTGTAAAAAAGAAGTACCATATGTTGAAAACTTCGGATAATTTCTATCTTTACAAAAATGACATCAAGCGGTGGATCGGCTCCATGCGGGAAGATACTGAATGGATCGAGCAGATGAGCCGCCGCAGCGGCCAGAAGGTAACGGCAGGGGATATAGTGGAAAAGCTGGATCAGATCGAACGGGGATTTGACGATATCGAGCACCGCATAGCCAATATGGACAAGGAACATTCCCGTTATATCCGCGCTACGGTTACAAGGCTTAACTATCTGTTAAATCAGGAGGACAGCATGAAGGGGCTTGTTATCAGGCTTCTAAATCATCTGTCTGAAACAGAGGACCCGGATGAGGCTATAAAGGAAGTGGGAGGCCTCATGAATTTATCACAGGTATCCATTCTCTCTGAAAAATCCCTCTATAAAAAGAGAAGGACCAGGACAGGCTTTAAGGAAAATTTAATGCCGGAGGAAGAGCCTGCAGAGCTTACTATGGAGGAGATCCTGAATTTAAACCGTTTAAAAAGCCGCTACAGCCGGAAGGAGATTGAACGCTATATCGAAGCCCATCTGGAAAATGGCCGTATGGAGGTAACGAAAGATACGGTGGGTTCTCCTGAGGAATTTGAAATGCTGATCCTGGCCTATGATTACTCAACCAGAAGGAAAAGCATGTATCAGGTGGAGGAGCAGGAGGCGGAGCTCATTGACAATGGCAGATACCGCTATCCAAAGCTGGTATTTGTAAGGAGGAAAGAATCATGA
- a CDS encoding ABC transporter substrate-binding protein, with translation MKAKKVLGVLLVTAMTGVSLLGCGKGADGETSAAASSVSSDADSTKGADQGEKSNLLLWMPPFGTGDSLDKEFWTKTLEPWAEENNVKLSIEITPWGNYEEKYLTGFSSGEGPDVGYMYLEMFNDFIEMGTLADVDSYFTQEEKDNYLYFDQGNMKGGQYAIPFIVGNARIPYFNMDILKAAGITELPETWDELTQVLVQVKEANLGNVIPFAQEWADPAIGALNNIYYPYLWQAGGDIYNKDGSKVALMDNGAAVEAAQFLYDLKFKYGVLTDESLALSGDDVRTQFCEDRIAVASMDAKSAGVLTDAGINWSFIPSFEKETKATWVASDALIVSNACKNKELAVKLIKYMTSAPVMSSFHKEIAGFPPITKDEEYNDNPVFKDMYETQNEYLHTLPVANGSFKVMDTLYKNLQLMMLGDLTPEEAIQKTVEYSESIN, from the coding sequence ATGAAAGCAAAAAAGGTATTGGGTGTTTTATTGGTTACGGCAATGACGGGTGTTTCTCTATTAGGGTGCGGAAAAGGAGCTGATGGAGAAACAAGTGCAGCTGCAAGCAGTGTAAGCAGTGATGCGGACAGCACAAAAGGAGCAGATCAAGGGGAGAAGTCTAATCTTCTGTTATGGATGCCTCCATTTGGAACAGGAGATTCCCTGGATAAGGAATTCTGGACTAAGACATTGGAGCCGTGGGCGGAAGAGAACAATGTAAAGTTATCGATTGAAATTACTCCATGGGGTAATTATGAAGAAAAATATCTCACAGGCTTTTCCTCTGGCGAAGGCCCGGATGTAGGCTATATGTATCTGGAGATGTTCAATGATTTTATTGAGATGGGAACACTGGCAGATGTAGATAGTTATTTCACTCAGGAAGAGAAGGATAATTATCTCTACTTCGATCAGGGGAACATGAAGGGTGGACAGTATGCAATTCCATTTATTGTAGGGAATGCGAGAATTCCATATTTCAACATGGACATTTTGAAGGCAGCAGGAATAACAGAGCTGCCGGAGACATGGGATGAACTGACTCAGGTTCTGGTACAGGTGAAAGAAGCCAATCTGGGAAATGTAATACCTTTTGCACAGGAATGGGCGGATCCGGCAATTGGTGCGTTAAATAATATCTATTATCCATATTTATGGCAGGCTGGTGGGGATATCTATAATAAAGACGGCAGTAAGGTTGCACTGATGGATAATGGAGCAGCTGTGGAGGCGGCGCAGTTCCTTTATGATTTGAAATTCAAATATGGTGTGCTTACAGATGAAAGTCTGGCGTTGTCCGGGGATGATGTGAGAACCCAGTTCTGTGAAGACCGTATAGCAGTAGCTTCTATGGATGCTAAATCAGCAGGTGTATTAACTGATGCTGGCATTAACTGGTCATTTATCCCTAGTTTTGAAAAAGAGACAAAGGCTACATGGGTAGCATCTGATGCACTGATTGTAAGCAATGCATGTAAAAATAAAGAATTAGCAGTGAAACTTATTAAGTACATGACGTCTGCACCGGTGATGTCAAGCTTCCATAAAGAGATTGCAGGATTCCCTCCGATTACCAAGGATGAGGAATACAATGATAACCCAGTGTTTAAGGACATGTATGAGACTCAGAATGAATATTTACATACCCTGCCTGTTGCAAATGGTTCCTTTAAAGTCATGGATACTTTATACAAGAATTTACAGCTGATGATGCTGGGAGATTTAACGCCGGAAGAGGCGATTCAGAAAACAGTAGAATATTCAGAAAGTATTAATTAG
- the ftsH gene encoding ATP-dependent zinc metalloprotease FtsH: MDNKNQNNNNKMPKNTQAIAIWVIAFLIAVAGISYLHGAITTRTNKELSYDTFMNMVDQKQVESVNVEDTKITINPKKTWEGYKPGVTYYTVRMDNDLNLAERLRTAGVETLRTRRDGNFFIQTIVSYLLLFAAMGFLLNFMMRRVGGGGLMGVGKSNAKVYVQKETGITFKDVAGEDEAKESLTEIVDFLHNPGKYTKIGAKLPKGALLVGPPGTGKTLLAKAVAGEAHVPFYSLSGSDFVEMFVGVGASRVRDLFKQAQESAPCIIFIDEVDAIGKSRDSRFGGGNDEREQTLNQLLSEMDGFDSSKGLLVLAATNRPEILDPALLRPGRFDRRIIVDKPDLKGRVDILKVHARDVLLDDTVDLDAIALATSGAVGSDLANMINESAILAVKNGRHAVAQKDLFEAVEVVLVGKEKKDRVLNKEERRIVSYHEVGHALVSALQKDSEPVQKITIVPRTMGALGYVMHVPEEEKFLNSRKELHAMLVGYLAGRAAEEIVFDTVTTGAANDIEQATKVARAMITQYGMSEKFGLMGLASREDQYLSGRTVMNCAEATASQVDDEVMKMLKEAYEEAKSLLSENRDVMDKIAEFLIERETITGKEFMKIFREAKGIPEPKEENKDSENGEVSKEEEDGLSDWTEEKKEMKESVIDVGNVKD, from the coding sequence ATGGATAACAAGAATCAAAATAATAATAATAAGATGCCGAAGAATACCCAGGCCATCGCCATATGGGTCATCGCGTTTCTTATTGCGGTAGCAGGGATTTCTTATCTGCACGGCGCGATTACGACGAGGACCAATAAAGAACTGAGCTACGATACCTTTATGAATATGGTAGATCAAAAGCAGGTTGAGTCGGTTAATGTAGAGGATACGAAGATTACCATAAACCCCAAGAAGACCTGGGAAGGATATAAACCTGGCGTTACCTATTATACAGTAAGGATGGACAACGATTTAAATCTGGCGGAGCGTCTTCGCACTGCCGGAGTGGAAACCCTTAGAACCCGCCGTGACGGCAACTTTTTCATTCAGACCATTGTCAGCTACCTGCTCTTGTTTGCAGCCATGGGATTTCTGTTGAACTTCATGATGCGAAGGGTCGGCGGAGGCGGACTCATGGGTGTCGGAAAGAGCAATGCCAAAGTTTATGTTCAGAAGGAAACAGGTATTACCTTTAAGGATGTGGCGGGGGAAGATGAGGCTAAGGAATCCTTAACTGAAATCGTGGATTTCCTCCATAACCCGGGAAAATATACAAAGATCGGTGCAAAGCTTCCAAAGGGAGCGCTTCTTGTAGGGCCTCCAGGAACGGGAAAGACCCTGCTTGCCAAGGCGGTTGCAGGAGAGGCTCATGTTCCATTTTATTCTCTGTCCGGTTCAGATTTTGTAGAGATGTTTGTAGGTGTGGGAGCTTCCCGTGTCAGGGATTTATTTAAGCAGGCCCAGGAATCTGCTCCCTGTATTATTTTTATTGACGAGGTAGATGCCATCGGTAAGAGCCGCGATTCCAGATTCGGCGGAGGAAACGATGAGAGGGAGCAGACCTTAAACCAGCTGCTTTCTGAAATGGATGGGTTTGATTCTTCCAAGGGACTTTTAGTGCTTGCAGCAACCAACCGGCCAGAAATCCTGGATCCTGCGCTTCTTCGCCCGGGTCGTTTTGACCGGCGGATCATTGTGGATAAACCGGATTTAAAAGGCCGTGTGGATATCTTAAAGGTTCATGCCCGTGATGTGCTTCTTGACGATACCGTTGATTTAGATGCCATTGCTCTGGCAACCTCAGGAGCCGTTGGTTCCGATCTTGCCAATATGATCAATGAATCCGCCATCCTTGCGGTGAAAAACGGCCGTCATGCGGTTGCTCAGAAGGACTTATTTGAGGCTGTGGAAGTGGTGCTGGTAGGAAAAGAGAAAAAGGACCGTGTCCTTAACAAAGAGGAGCGGCGCATTGTTTCATATCACGAAGTGGGACATGCCCTGGTCAGTGCCCTTCAAAAGGATTCGGAGCCTGTGCAGAAGATTACGATTGTTCCAAGAACCATGGGTGCTCTGGGATATGTAATGCATGTGCCGGAAGAAGAAAAATTTTTAAACTCCAGGAAAGAACTTCATGCCATGCTGGTAGGCTATCTGGCCGGCCGTGCGGCAGAGGAGATCGTCTTTGACACTGTTACCACCGGTGCAGCCAATGATATTGAACAGGCCACCAAGGTAGCGAGGGCCATGATCACCCAGTACGGTATGTCGGAGAAATTCGGCCTTATGGGCCTGGCATCAAGGGAAGACCAGTACTTAAGCGGACGTACCGTTATGAACTGTGCGGAAGCCACTGCTTCCCAGGTGGATGATGAAGTCATGAAAATGCTGAAAGAAGCATATGAAGAGGCCAAGAGCCTTCTCTCAGAAAACCGGGATGTGATGGATAAGATCGCAGAATTCCTGATCGAGAGAGAGACCATTACCGGTAAGGAATTCATGAAGATATTCCGGGAGGCAAAGGGAATTCCGGAGCCGAAGGAAGAGAATAAGGATTCTGAAAATGGGGAAGTGTCAAAGGAAGAGGAAGACGGCCTTTCCGATTGGACGGAAGAAAAGAAGGAAATGAAAGAATCCGTTATCGATGTTGGAAATGTTAAAGATTAA
- a CDS encoding helix-turn-helix domain-containing protein — protein MKFNNPTFFKWFKSILLVVAAILLLCSILCGYMLVLLRNNTLQMSSNLTQYIQTNIDSRLFDLYKYSSSLELHPANIYLKKLKTAPKTIPPKVYQFSDQMLNYNYSNKLIDSIFIYYPNLHKIVGNLGCYDADSYYALDNLLLLHGYEQWLDTLTMESDSDFAYLQSDSRSQFCYIRKIKNSEELAGYLVFELNTDELLNSSLMTENSGDPHSSLGILLDGQLIAYTGNSEELTRLAALLPDTLEAPVVLEEPASLLYARPSSLKNLCYLNVYFHKKNLQPVYITLGICILGIIVCGITGILASVLISRKNLRPLINLLDKIGGTPDKENDEYETIHKRFDQLTKDYWSNSEKVQEQQSLINNFFLKTVLYGDMHSDYAIFSVAKRCNILFENPRYLIAIAEPVSAKPQLDEDLLLTINKYWETHHFDVISSFHEGNIVILFNIEETISQNTISKLIKEMKAEVFGEDKWVMALGLDYDGLVNIQYSYAQAVTALHYQIKPESSVICYNNYMEHITSPGLSYIDTFENFSKNMIQNDYSAALVLVPAVFDNYFSEEDSSEITKVKFRAIQNLLLNAKQKVKQEIQTPGCSIHTAQILSCTSPAQLREYTQCILKELSTPSQATKNGTSSIAERAKTIILRDFSDPMLGLYRISAELNISDSYLSTTFKTVFGIGVVQYINSLRIEQAKKLICETDLSIREIALAVGFSSDASFIRVFKRYELQTPNTLRKNQR, from the coding sequence ATGAAATTTAACAATCCAACATTTTTTAAATGGTTCAAATCTATCTTGCTGGTTGTGGCAGCGATTTTATTGTTGTGTTCTATTCTGTGCGGCTACATGCTCGTTCTGCTCCGGAACAATACCCTCCAGATGAGCAGCAATCTGACCCAGTATATTCAGACCAATATAGATTCCCGCCTGTTTGATCTGTATAAATACTCCTCCTCTCTCGAACTCCATCCTGCCAACATCTATCTTAAGAAATTAAAAACAGCTCCGAAAACCATCCCACCGAAGGTCTATCAGTTCAGTGATCAGATGTTAAACTATAATTATTCCAATAAATTAATTGACAGTATATTCATCTATTACCCGAACTTACATAAAATTGTGGGCAATTTGGGCTGCTATGATGCAGACTCTTATTATGCCCTGGATAATCTCCTGCTGTTACATGGTTATGAACAATGGCTGGACACTCTCACCATGGAATCAGACAGCGACTTTGCCTACCTGCAGTCAGACAGCCGAAGCCAGTTCTGTTATATCCGGAAAATAAAAAACTCAGAGGAGCTTGCAGGTTATCTTGTTTTTGAGTTGAATACAGATGAGCTGCTAAATTCTTCCCTCATGACGGAAAATTCCGGGGATCCTCATTCATCTCTTGGTATTCTGCTGGATGGCCAGCTGATTGCCTACACCGGTAACAGCGAGGAACTGACCCGGCTTGCCGCATTGCTGCCTGACACACTGGAGGCTCCTGTTGTTCTGGAGGAACCCGCTTCCCTGCTGTATGCCAGACCCTCCTCTTTGAAGAATCTGTGTTATTTAAACGTATATTTTCATAAGAAAAACTTACAGCCGGTTTATATCACTCTGGGAATCTGCATCTTGGGCATTATCGTCTGCGGAATAACAGGCATCCTCGCTTCTGTACTCATCAGCCGAAAGAATCTCAGGCCTCTCATCAACCTGCTGGATAAAATCGGAGGTACCCCGGATAAAGAAAATGATGAATATGAAACCATTCATAAACGATTCGACCAGTTAACCAAAGATTACTGGTCAAATTCCGAGAAAGTACAGGAACAGCAGTCCCTGATTAATAATTTCTTCTTGAAAACAGTACTTTACGGCGACATGCATAGCGACTATGCTATTTTTAGTGTTGCCAAAAGATGCAATATCTTATTTGAGAATCCACGCTATCTAATCGCCATAGCCGAACCCGTTTCCGCAAAGCCTCAGCTGGATGAAGACCTGCTTTTAACAATCAACAAATATTGGGAAACACATCATTTTGACGTGATATCCTCCTTCCATGAAGGAAATATTGTGATTCTTTTTAATATTGAGGAAACAATTTCACAGAATACGATTTCAAAGCTTATAAAAGAAATGAAGGCGGAGGTGTTCGGAGAAGACAAATGGGTCATGGCCCTTGGTTTAGACTATGACGGTCTTGTCAATATACAATACAGCTATGCCCAGGCTGTCACGGCCCTGCATTACCAAATTAAACCGGAATCCTCTGTCATCTGTTATAACAACTACATGGAACATATTACATCACCAGGTTTATCCTATATTGATACTTTTGAAAATTTCTCAAAGAATATGATCCAGAACGATTATAGCGCCGCACTGGTACTGGTACCTGCTGTTTTTGACAATTATTTTTCGGAAGAGGATTCATCAGAAATCACCAAAGTAAAATTCAGGGCCATACAGAATCTTTTACTGAATGCCAAGCAGAAAGTCAAACAGGAGATTCAGACTCCCGGCTGCAGCATTCATACCGCTCAGATTCTGTCCTGCACTTCCCCGGCCCAGCTTCGCGAGTATACGCAGTGTATTTTGAAAGAACTATCAACCCCTTCACAAGCAACTAAAAATGGCACGTCCAGCATTGCTGAACGCGCCAAAACCATCATATTAAGGGATTTTTCTGATCCGATGCTGGGCCTTTACCGGATTTCTGCGGAACTGAATATCAGTGACTCTTATCTGTCCACTACCTTCAAAACCGTCTTTGGCATCGGTGTGGTACAGTATATCAATTCCCTTCGGATTGAACAGGCCAAAAAATTAATCTGCGAAACCGATTTAAGTATCCGTGAGATCGCATTAGCCGTAGGATTTTCCAGTGATGCTTCCTTCATCAGAGTATTCAAACGTTACGAGCTGCAGACGCCGAATACTCTGAGAAAGAACCAGAGATAA
- a CDS encoding carbohydrate ABC transporter permease, protein MRKADKRGWLFKISIGAVLLFAALLAMAPFIYMMLVSMTQKTVLDLNFENADFSFINYNRVFRNFNLASNLANSIIVTVSACVLNCIISSMAAYAFAKKKFPFRDQLFNIYLATLMIPGQVTLIPVFTIMKKLGLMNTYPALFLPIINAFGVFLIRQFMVTIPDELLEAASIDGCGENRIFISIVIPLIKSVMVSLMIFTFITCWNDFLWPLVIVTKPERQTLTLAISALKGSYSTNYGLVMAGSTLTFLPPFLLYIFLQKQFVEGIAMSGIKG, encoded by the coding sequence ATGAGGAAAGCGGACAAGAGAGGCTGGTTATTCAAAATCTCCATCGGGGCAGTTCTTTTATTTGCTGCGCTTCTGGCTATGGCTCCTTTTATCTATATGATGCTGGTATCAATGACACAGAAAACAGTGCTGGATTTAAACTTTGAAAATGCTGATTTCAGTTTTATTAACTATAACCGCGTATTCCGAAATTTCAATCTGGCTTCCAATCTGGCCAACAGTATCATCGTAACGGTTTCTGCCTGTGTGCTCAACTGCATCATCTCTTCTATGGCGGCTTATGCTTTTGCCAAGAAGAAGTTTCCGTTTCGCGACCAGTTGTTTAACATCTATCTTGCCACATTGATGATTCCAGGGCAGGTAACTTTGATTCCGGTATTTACCATCATGAAAAAACTGGGCCTCATGAATACTTACCCTGCGCTTTTTTTACCGATTATCAATGCTTTTGGAGTTTTTTTGATCAGGCAGTTTATGGTGACCATACCGGATGAGCTTCTGGAAGCAGCCAGTATTGATGGATGCGGTGAGAACCGGATATTTATTTCTATCGTGATACCGCTGATTAAGTCGGTTATGGTATCTTTGATGATTTTTACCTTCATCACCTGCTGGAATGATTTCCTCTGGCCGCTGGTAATTGTGACAAAACCGGAGAGACAGACGCTGACACTTGCAATTTCTGCGCTGAAGGGAAGCTATTCAACGAACTATGGCCTGGTGATGGCAGGCTCAACATTGACCTTTTTGCCACCATTTCTTCTGTATATCTTCCTTCAGAAACAGTTTGTGGAAGGAATTGCGATGAGTGGAATCAAAGGATAA